One region of Ornithinibacter aureus genomic DNA includes:
- the mmsA gene encoding multiple monosaccharide ABC transporter ATP-binding protein, protein MTSPEGSGAGRPDYILEMRDITKEFPGVKALSNVDMAVRRGEIHAICGENGAGKSTLMKVLSGVHPTGSYTGEIHFNGKLAEYSNVRDSERDGIVIIHQELALIPELSIAENIFLGNERASKGGVIDWFKTRQMAAELMERVGLSEDPLTKTKDIGVGKQQLVEIAKALSKEVKLLILDEPTAALNEGDSQHLLQIMDGLRQRGITCIMISHKLNEIEQISDAITIIRDGRTIETLRVDEGGVDENRIIRGMVGRDLESRFPEHTPQIGEVFFEVKNWRVQHPTRADRLVCKDSSFVVRRGEIVGFAGLMGAGRTELMRSIFGRSYGTVLGGTITKDGKDLVLHHVADAIHEGIAYVTEDRKTLGVNLLDDIKTTTVSANLKRITQGLVVNSSEEYRYAEEYRVNLRTKAPNVDEGVSKLSGGNQQKVVLAKWLFTEPDLLILDEPTRGIDVGAKYEIYGIIQRLASEGKGVIVVSSELPELLGLSDRIYTLFEGQITGVLDKAEANQESLMKLMTKARTTASVAS, encoded by the coding sequence ATGACATCACCAGAGGGATCGGGCGCAGGTCGGCCCGACTACATCCTCGAGATGCGGGACATCACCAAGGAGTTCCCCGGGGTCAAGGCCCTGTCCAATGTCGACATGGCGGTGAGGCGTGGTGAGATCCACGCCATCTGCGGTGAGAACGGCGCCGGGAAGTCCACCCTCATGAAGGTCCTGTCCGGGGTGCACCCCACGGGGTCCTACACGGGCGAGATCCACTTCAACGGCAAGCTCGCCGAGTACTCCAACGTCCGCGACAGCGAGCGCGACGGGATCGTCATCATCCACCAGGAACTCGCGCTCATCCCCGAGCTGTCGATCGCCGAGAACATCTTCCTGGGCAACGAGCGCGCCTCCAAGGGCGGGGTCATCGACTGGTTCAAGACCCGGCAGATGGCTGCCGAGCTCATGGAGCGGGTGGGGCTGTCCGAGGACCCGCTCACCAAGACCAAGGACATCGGCGTCGGCAAGCAGCAGCTCGTCGAGATCGCCAAGGCGCTGTCCAAGGAGGTCAAGCTCCTCATCCTCGACGAGCCCACGGCCGCCCTGAACGAGGGCGACTCGCAGCACCTGCTGCAGATCATGGACGGGCTGCGTCAGCGCGGCATCACCTGCATCATGATCAGCCACAAGCTCAACGAGATCGAGCAGATCTCCGACGCCATCACGATCATCCGCGACGGCAGGACGATCGAGACCCTTCGCGTCGACGAGGGTGGTGTCGACGAGAACCGGATCATCCGAGGCATGGTCGGCCGTGACCTCGAGTCGCGCTTCCCCGAGCACACCCCGCAGATCGGCGAGGTGTTCTTCGAGGTCAAGAACTGGCGCGTCCAGCACCCGACCCGGGCCGACCGCCTCGTCTGCAAGGACAGCTCCTTCGTCGTCCGCCGCGGTGAGATCGTCGGGTTCGCCGGCCTCATGGGCGCCGGCCGCACCGAGCTGATGCGCAGCATCTTCGGTCGCTCGTACGGCACCGTGCTCGGCGGGACGATCACCAAGGACGGCAAGGACCTCGTCCTGCACCACGTCGCCGACGCCATCCACGAGGGCATCGCCTACGTCACCGAGGACCGCAAGACCCTCGGCGTCAACCTCCTCGACGACATCAAGACGACGACGGTCTCGGCCAACCTCAAGCGGATCACCCAGGGACTGGTGGTCAACTCCAGCGAGGAGTACCGCTACGCCGAGGAGTACCGCGTCAACCTGCGCACCAAGGCTCCCAACGTCGACGAGGGTGTCTCGAAGCTGTCCGGTGGCAACCAGCAGAAGGTCGTGCTCGCCAAGTGGCTGTTCACCGAGCCGGACCTGCTCATCCTCGACGAGCCGACCCGCGGCATCGACGTCGGGGCGAAGTACGAGATCTACGGGATCATCCAGCGGCTGGCCAGCGAGGGCAAGGGCGTCATCGTCGTGTCCTCCGAGCTGCCTGAGCTGCTCGGCCTCTCGGACCGGATCTACACCCTCTTCGAGGGCCAGATCACCGGTGTGCTCGACAAGGCGGAAGCCAACCAGGAATCCCTCATGAAGCTGATGACGAAGGCCCGGACGACCGCGTCCGTGGCCTCCTGA